A part of Candidatus Methylacidiphilales bacterium genomic DNA contains:
- the mscL gene encoding large-conductance mechanosensitive channel protein MscL, with protein MSMLQEFKEFAIKGNAIDMAVGIIIGAAFGKIISSLVADVFMPPIGVLIGGVDFTKLAFTLKEAVGNAPAVTLNYGNFIQALVDFTIIAFVIFMAVKFINSLKKKEAAAPAAPIEPSKEELLLTEIRDLLKERK; from the coding sequence ATGAGCATGTTACAAGAATTTAAAGAATTCGCCATCAAGGGCAATGCTATTGACATGGCCGTGGGCATCATAATCGGCGCCGCTTTCGGCAAAATTATTTCATCCCTTGTTGCCGACGTATTCATGCCGCCGATTGGCGTATTAATCGGGGGTGTAGATTTTACCAAGCTGGCATTCACCCTAAAAGAAGCAGTTGGAAACGCGCCTGCCGTGACGCTTAATTATGGCAATTTTATTCAAGCCCTGGTTGATTTTACGATTATCGCCTTTGTTATTTTTATGGCGGTGAAATTCATCAACAGTCTTAAGAAAAAAGAAGCCGCGGCTCCTGCAGCACCGATAGAACCATCCAAAGAAGAACTGCTATTGACTGAAATCAGGGATTTGCTCAAGGAAAGAAAATAA